One window from the genome of Pseudoliparis swirei isolate HS2019 ecotype Mariana Trench chromosome 24, NWPU_hadal_v1, whole genome shotgun sequence encodes:
- the si:ch211-113e8.11 gene encoding uncharacterized protein si:ch211-113e8.11: protein MNSLVGYGVSSDSDGDGDDVGELDGEASAVKKTRNFLLESGSTSSESEPEDGDPEPSSPPPLPRKLGSSAAHRPAPPPGSLACHKLPPPALNTSSDSGVFANPFKAQADRKLSALQKHVPLTMQPKPSQIGGRKVCVSYRKNGRCRFGIKCKFAHDSDLQTLADGHASAAEETPGSGQAEARAGGSRGRGSQNPRQKKEESSSGGQQMKRRKVGLSNTLIPPKRAMKQYATQRGREQLNMS from the exons ATGAACTCTCTGGTCGGCTACGGGGTGTCCTCGGACAGCGACGGAGATGGAGATGATGTTGG AGAGCTGGATGGCGAGGCGTCGGCTGTCAAAAAGACCCGCAACTTTTTGCTAGAGTCTGGTTCAACGTCCAGCGAATCTGAACCAGAGGACGGGGACCCGGAGCCCTCCTCACCGCCCCCGCTCCCCCGAAAGCTGGGGTCTTCTGCGGCCCACCggccggcccctcccccaggaTCCCTTGCCTGTCACAAGCTACCTCCTCCCGCCCTGAACACCTCCTCGGACAGCGGCGTGTTCGCCAACCCTTTCAAGGCGCAGGCGGACCGGAAGCTGAGCGCCTTGCAGAAACACGTCCCCCTCACGATGCAGCCCAAGCCCTCGCAGATCGGCGGCAGGAAGGTGTGCGTGTCGTACCGGAAGAACGGACGCTGCAGGTTCGGGATCAAGTGCAAGTTCGCTCACGACAGCGACCTCCAGACTCTCGCCGATGGTCACGCGTCTGCGGCCGAGGAAACGCCGGGGTCAGGTCAGGCCGAGGCCCGAGCTGGGGGCTCCCGTGGCAGAGGATCCCAAAACCCGCGGCAGAAAAAAGAGGAGTCGTCGTCAGGAGGGCagcagatgaagaggaggaaggtcgGACTGAGTAACACCTTGATTCCTCCTAAACGAGCGATGAAGCAGTACGCCACGCAGAGGGGCAGAGAGCAGCTCAATATGTCCTGA